The following DNA comes from Microbacterium foliorum.
GAGTCTCAGGGAGATCATGGACCTGCAGCTGAGCGGCACCACGGCTCTGATCACGGGAGCAGCGAGCGGCATCGGGCGGGCGACCGCCCTCGCGCTCGCCGCAGAAGGGGTGCGGGTGGCGCTGCTCGATCGGGATGCTGCCGCGCTCGATGAGACGGCACACGAATGCCGTGACGCCGTGGTCCGCGTGGTGGATGTCACCGACGAGGCACAGGTGGCGGATGCGGTCTCGACCTCCGTCGAGGAGCTCGGTGGGCTGGATGCGGTCGTCTGCTGCGCCGGAATCTCGGGCCCGGTCGGGTCGTCGATCGAGGAGATCTCCCTGCTCGACTGGAATGCGGTCTTCGCGGTCAACGTCACGGGGGCTTTCCTGGTCGTCGCGCAGGCGCGTCCCGCACTGCGCGCGTCGGCGGCCGCATCCGTCGTGCTGCTGGCGAGCGACTCCGCGTTCGTGTCGTCGCGGGGCATGGCAGCGTACTGCGCATCGAAGGCGGCCCTCGTGCAGCTGGGGCGGTCATTGTCTGTGGACCTTGCGGGCGAGGGCATCAGGGTGAACTCGGTGGCGCCGTCGATCGTCGACACCCCGATGAGCCGGGGCGACCTGGGTGCCGAGGCGTTCGTCGATCCGTCGTTCGCGGTGCAGACGCCGGAGGATGTCGCCTCGCATGTGCTGTATCTCGTCTCTCCGCGCAGCAGAGCGATCAACGGCACGACGAT
Coding sequences within:
- a CDS encoding SDR family NAD(P)-dependent oxidoreductase, which encodes MDLQLSGTTALITGAASGIGRATALALAAEGVRVALLDRDAAALDETAHECRDAVVRVVDVTDEAQVADAVSTSVEELGGLDAVVCCAGISGPVGSSIEEISLLDWNAVFAVNVTGAFLVVAQARPALRASAAASVVLLASDSAFVSSRGMAAYCASKAALVQLGRSLSVDLAGEGIRVNSVAPSIVDTPMSRGDLGAEAFVDPSFAVQTPEDVASHVLYLVSPRSRAINGTTILSDFGYSARSGFPA